From Bifidobacterium sp. ESL0790, one genomic window encodes:
- a CDS encoding BspA family leucine-rich repeat surface protein, with protein sequence MLVKMAVSALLCAATLISPVASAPVPTDQSVASADTTSVAPASMPANQSVKPADSTSVTSAPSPSAQTETPETPDNDKSDGDKQTPNSTPEQTKPEQTEPDNKVTPPAPATPAPKQSKPQKEQSQAQTQPLTVKPQDNTCIPSTDNTWSGSNHGGYSTDIIKWDITADCKMTIISGTLNHNYTWSSLPWQGTSQTKITSLDAKHLTLQSGVTTLADWFYGCSSLASLDLSGWNTSLVTNMSSMFQGCSSLTSLKVAGWNTWDVTTFANMFHGCSSLAGLDLTGWNIRDLNYSTASIQDMFTGCAGLAHLTLDEWKTDGSSSQLVRPALQTAPALTTLDISRLDARGATDLGGMLSSLPTLKTITANDWTGYNTSGTSLNGLFQNDTGLETVNAHGLATTSANSMGSMFQGDSNLATLDISGWDTKNVNNTSSMFQNCNSIKQIRLDQHEDKVLPLIPTDVFTPGRNLTIMVEGRTTANGGQYSFYSTSTPANAYQVNQPTWFKVAERGIRYGRPSDTGFFPPACVSWSNDPAATCTIAGSTGMTPPIVGQQLLNWKVDGGSTTYTPGANVTVPATFVTVTPQWGTRETLSAMPLTGADKHPALVAALLLAIALVMIAATFALRNRKLAHRSI encoded by the coding sequence ATGTTAGTCAAGATGGCGGTATCCGCGCTTTTGTGCGCAGCCACCTTGATTTCGCCCGTCGCCTCCGCGCCCGTGCCGACGGATCAATCCGTAGCATCAGCAGACACGACATCGGTCGCCCCCGCTTCCATGCCGGCAAATCAATCCGTCAAGCCCGCAGACTCGACATCGGTCACTTCAGCTCCCTCCCCATCAGCGCAGACGGAAACTCCTGAGACTCCGGACAACGATAAATCGGATGGCGACAAGCAAACCCCGAACTCAACGCCTGAACAAACAAAACCCGAACAAACAGAGCCTGACAACAAAGTCACGCCACCCGCACCAGCGACCCCTGCACCAAAACAGTCCAAACCCCAAAAGGAGCAGTCACAGGCTCAGACACAGCCACTGACGGTCAAGCCACAAGACAACACCTGCATACCTTCGACTGACAACACCTGGAGCGGTAGCAATCACGGCGGATACTCCACCGACATCATCAAGTGGGACATCACCGCCGACTGCAAGATGACCATCATCAGTGGCACTCTCAACCACAACTACACGTGGTCGTCCCTACCGTGGCAGGGCACCAGCCAAACCAAAATCACCTCGCTAGACGCCAAACACCTCACTCTGCAGTCCGGCGTTACCACTTTGGCAGATTGGTTCTATGGCTGCTCGTCGCTGGCGAGCCTGGACCTTTCCGGCTGGAACACCAGCCTCGTCACCAACATGAGCAGCATGTTCCAAGGATGCTCGTCGCTCACGAGCCTGAAGGTGGCAGGATGGAACACCTGGGACGTCACCACCTTTGCGAACATGTTCCACGGCTGCTCGTCGCTGGCCGGGCTGGACCTGACCGGCTGGAACATCCGCGACCTCAACTACAGCACGGCCAGCATACAGGACATGTTCACGGGCTGCGCGGGGCTCGCCCACCTGACGCTGGACGAATGGAAGACCGACGGCTCCAGCTCCCAGCTGGTCCGACCGGCCCTCCAGACCGCGCCCGCGCTCACCACCCTCGACATCTCCCGGCTCGACGCCAGGGGCGCCACCGACCTCGGCGGCATGCTCTCCAGCCTCCCCACCCTCAAGACCATCACCGCCAACGACTGGACCGGCTACAACACCAGCGGCACCAGCCTGAACGGCCTGTTCCAGAACGACACCGGCCTCGAGACCGTCAACGCCCACGGCCTCGCCACCACCAGCGCCAACAGCATGGGCAGCATGTTCCAGGGCGACAGCAACCTCGCCACACTCGACATCTCCGGCTGGGACACCAAAAACGTCAACAACACCAGCAGCATGTTCCAGAACTGCAACAGCATCAAGCAAATACGGTTGGATCAGCATGAGGATAAAGTGTTGCCACTGATACCGACCGATGTATTTACCCCTGGCCGCAACCTGACCATCATGGTCGAAGGGCGAACGACCGCCAATGGAGGTCAATACTCCTTCTATTCCACCAGCACTCCCGCAAACGCCTATCAAGTAAACCAACCAACCTGGTTCAAGGTCGCGGAACGCGGCATCCGCTACGGCCGCCCCTCCGACACCGGATTCTTCCCGCCCGCATGCGTCAGCTGGAGCAATGATCCGGCAGCCACCTGCACCATCGCCGGATCGACTGGAATGACCCCGCCTATTGTGGGCCAACAGCTCTTGAACTGGAAGGTCGATGGCGGCAGCACGACTTACACGCCTGGCGCCAATGTGACCGTTCCCGCCACATTCGTAACCGTCACGCCGCAATGGGGGACGCGCGAAACGCTGTCTGCGATGCCACTGACCGGCGCCGATAAACACCCAGCGCTCGTCGCGGCGCTGCTGCTCGCAATCGCTCTGGTTATGATTGCCGCGACCTTCGCCCTGCGCAATCGCAAACTTGCTCACCGCTCCATATGA
- a CDS encoding MFS transporter translates to MQEERVTTQTKLSIAATALLSFIGILTETSLNVTFPTMTREFGLPLSTIQLLTSGYLLMVTIVMSTSAFLLRRFDARPLFRCAIIISILGTILSSLPLGYWWLLLGRLLQAAATGVSTPLLIHVILSLIPVSRRGTYIGLANMVTSFAPALGPTYGGLINFYFSWRIIFVLTLPLLAIAWILGEVSLRLKADGADKSFDGVGLVLLSLFMVSFTEIFDQIGIAGGWSPRVAIAIVAAVATLALFIWRCLASKSPLLDLRILRKPIVSLRGANYFILQFINIGSSFLLPVFAENFLGIDSLTAGLMLLPGSLLGAVIAPFVGKLYDRRGPTLVLLVSNVSLLVGSAALCATTGKATVLLLTLLYMFLRAGFNFGYGNTMSDASKFVTGSQQTDFNSLFNVLQQYAGSLGTTVLSSSLSLSEARMRHNVKFAAVDGATNAFALLIILSLVALSITLVSIKVRKKPRVELRPVEA, encoded by the coding sequence TTGCAAGAAGAACGCGTTACGACACAGACCAAGCTCTCGATCGCGGCGACCGCGTTGCTGTCGTTCATCGGGATTCTTACCGAGACGTCACTCAACGTCACATTCCCGACCATGACCCGAGAGTTTGGGCTGCCGCTTTCCACCATCCAGCTGCTGACCTCCGGCTACCTGCTGATGGTGACCATCGTCATGAGCACCTCCGCCTTCCTGCTGCGCCGCTTCGACGCGCGGCCGCTCTTCCGCTGCGCCATCATCATCAGCATCCTGGGCACCATCCTGAGCTCCCTGCCGCTGGGCTATTGGTGGCTGCTGCTCGGGCGTCTGCTGCAGGCCGCCGCCACGGGCGTCTCCACGCCGCTGCTGATCCACGTGATCCTCTCGCTGATCCCCGTGAGCCGACGCGGCACCTACATCGGCCTGGCCAACATGGTCACCTCGTTCGCCCCGGCGCTCGGGCCGACCTACGGCGGGCTCATCAACTTCTACTTCTCCTGGCGCATCATCTTCGTGCTCACCCTGCCGCTGCTCGCCATCGCGTGGATCCTCGGCGAGGTCAGCCTGCGCCTGAAGGCCGACGGCGCGGACAAGTCGTTCGACGGCGTGGGCCTGGTGCTGCTGAGCCTTTTCATGGTCAGCTTCACCGAGATCTTCGACCAGATCGGCATCGCCGGTGGCTGGTCCCCGCGCGTCGCCATCGCCATCGTCGCCGCCGTCGCGACCCTCGCCCTGTTCATTTGGCGCTGCCTCGCCTCCAAGTCGCCGCTGCTCGACCTTCGCATCCTGCGCAAGCCGATCGTCAGCCTGCGCGGCGCCAACTACTTCATCCTCCAGTTCATCAACATCGGCAGCTCGTTCCTGCTGCCCGTCTTCGCCGAGAACTTCCTGGGCATCGACTCGCTGACCGCCGGGCTCATGCTGCTGCCGGGCTCGCTGCTTGGCGCCGTCATCGCCCCGTTCGTCGGCAAGCTTTACGACCGCCGCGGCCCGACCCTGGTGCTGCTGGTCTCCAACGTCTCGCTGCTCGTCGGCTCGGCCGCCCTGTGCGCGACCACCGGCAAGGCCACCGTGCTGCTGCTCACCTTGCTCTACATGTTCCTGCGCGCCGGCTTCAACTTCGGCTACGGCAACACGATGTCGGACGCCAGCAAGTTCGTCACCGGCTCGCAGCAGACCGATTTCAACTCGCTGTTCAACGTGCTCCAGCAGTACGCCGGCTCGCTCGGCACCACGGTGCTCTCCTCGTCGCTCTCCCTGAGCGAGGCCCGGATGCGCCACAACGTCAAGTTCGCCGCGGTCGACGGCGCCACCAACGCCTTCGCGCTGCTCATCATCCTCTCGCTGGTCGCCCTGTCCATCACCCTGGTGTCGATCAAGGTGCGCAAGAAGCCGCGCGTCGAGCTGCGCCCGGTCGAGGCGTGA
- a CDS encoding glucose 1-dehydrogenase, with amino-acid sequence MSDRLNGKVALISGGASGIGLAIAKRFASEGAKVALGDINAESGEKVAAEIGDNAMFVTLDVTKEEMWEAAFKAVIEKFGKVNVVVNNAGIAIGNNIEDIPLEQWNKVVAINGTGMMLGTKHGIKNIKNYGGGSIINMSSIEGFIGEPFNLAYDFTKGGVRIMSKSAALYCAEKKYDIRVNTIHPGYIHTPMVDTHPGLVKLEESKTPMGHLGQAQDIANMALFLASDESSFATGSEFVVDGGYTAQ; translated from the coding sequence ATGTCAGATCGTCTTAACGGTAAAGTAGCACTTATTTCCGGCGGTGCCTCGGGCATTGGTCTCGCCATCGCGAAGCGTTTCGCGTCTGAGGGCGCTAAGGTCGCGCTGGGCGACATCAACGCCGAAAGCGGCGAGAAGGTCGCGGCCGAAATCGGCGACAACGCGATGTTCGTCACCCTCGACGTCACCAAGGAAGAGATGTGGGAGGCCGCGTTCAAGGCCGTCATCGAGAAGTTCGGCAAGGTCAACGTCGTCGTCAACAACGCCGGCATCGCCATCGGCAACAACATCGAGGACATCCCGCTGGAGCAGTGGAACAAGGTCGTGGCCATCAACGGCACCGGCATGATGCTCGGCACCAAGCACGGCATCAAGAACATCAAGAACTACGGCGGCGGCTCGATCATCAACATGTCGTCGATTGAGGGCTTCATCGGCGAGCCCTTCAACCTGGCCTACGACTTCACCAAGGGCGGCGTGCGCATCATGAGCAAGTCCGCGGCCCTCTACTGCGCGGAGAAGAAGTACGACATCCGCGTCAACACCATCCACCCCGGCTACATCCACACCCCGATGGTCGACACCCACCCCGGCCTGGTGAAGCTCGAGGAGTCCAAGACCCCGATGGGCCACTTGGGCCAGGCGCAGGACATCGCCAACATGGCGCTCTTCCTCGCCAGCGACGAGTCCAGCTTCGCCACCGGTTCGGAATTCGTGGTCGACGGCGGCTACACCGCCCAGTGA
- the rplI gene encoding 50S ribosomal protein L9: MAETKVILTKSVPNLGHSGDVVEVKPGYARNYLFPQGLAFAWSKGAAAQIEGMKRARLAKSVATREDAVAAKTAIEGTVVEISAKVSESGKLFGGISTVDIASALEPQAAVDPKTIKVETIKTTGDFPATVALHPEISADFTVRVVAE; this comes from the coding sequence ATGGCTGAAACCAAAGTTATTCTCACCAAGTCCGTCCCGAACCTGGGCCACTCCGGCGATGTCGTCGAGGTGAAGCCGGGCTACGCGCGCAACTACCTCTTCCCGCAGGGCCTCGCCTTCGCGTGGAGCAAGGGCGCCGCGGCTCAGATCGAGGGCATGAAGCGCGCTCGTCTGGCCAAGTCCGTCGCCACCCGCGAGGACGCCGTCGCAGCCAAGACCGCGATCGAGGGCACCGTCGTCGAAATCAGCGCCAAGGTCTCCGAATCCGGCAAGCTCTTCGGTGGCATCTCCACCGTCGACATCGCCTCGGCCCTCGAGCCCCAGGCCGCCGTCGACCCCAAGACCATCAAGGTCGAGACCATCAAGACCACCGGCGATTTCCCCGCCACCGTGGCCCTCCACCCCGAGATCTCCGCCGACTTCACGGTTCGTGTCGTCGCCGAGTAA
- the rpsR gene encoding 30S ribosomal protein S18, translating into MSRKRPKPPVKPFKKKPNPLKAAKITEIDYKDVALLRKFISDRGKIRSRRITGVTIQEQRKISRAVKNAREMALLPYSTTGR; encoded by the coding sequence ATGTCACGCAAAAGGCCAAAGCCACCAGTAAAGCCGTTTAAGAAGAAGCCGAACCCGCTGAAGGCTGCCAAGATCACCGAGATCGATTACAAGGACGTCGCGCTGCTGCGCAAGTTCATCTCCGACCGCGGCAAGATTCGCTCCCGTCGCATCACCGGTGTGACCATCCAGGAGCAGCGCAAGATCTCCCGCGCCGTGAAGAACGCCCGCGAGATGGCCTTGCTGCCCTACTCCACCACCGGCCGCTGA
- a CDS encoding single-stranded DNA-binding protein, which translates to MAGDTTITIIGNLTADPELRTIASGASVASFTIASTPRTFNRNTQQWEDGNALFMRCSVWRDMATHCAQTLSKGMRVIAQGRLQQRSYQANDGTNRTVVEMTVDEIGPSLRYATAQVERQQSSNGFQGGSRGGNGYNGGNSGNGGYNNGGGNGGYQGGAGYSGGAGYSGGASAAGNGQAAQQAAPAADPWGSSTSSGDGFSSFGGSSDFGGDSDEPEF; encoded by the coding sequence ATGGCAGGGGATACGACCATCACGATCATCGGCAATCTCACGGCTGATCCGGAGCTGCGCACCATCGCCAGCGGCGCTTCGGTCGCGAGCTTCACGATCGCCAGCACGCCGCGGACGTTCAACCGCAACACCCAGCAGTGGGAGGACGGCAACGCGCTGTTCATGCGCTGCTCGGTCTGGCGCGACATGGCCACCCACTGCGCGCAGACCCTTTCCAAGGGCATGCGCGTCATCGCCCAGGGCCGTCTCCAGCAGAGGAGCTACCAGGCCAACGATGGCACGAACCGCACGGTCGTCGAGATGACGGTCGACGAGATCGGACCCTCGCTGCGCTATGCCACGGCCCAGGTCGAGCGCCAGCAGTCCAGCAACGGATTCCAAGGTGGATCACGTGGCGGCAACGGCTATAACGGCGGCAACTCGGGCAATGGCGGCTACAACAACGGTGGCGGCAACGGAGGCTACCAGGGCGGTGCCGGTTATTCCGGCGGCGCTGGCTACTCCGGTGGCGCGTCCGCGGCCGGCAACGGCCAGGCGGCCCAGCAGGCTGCCCCGGCGGCCGATCCCTGGGGGTCCTCCACTTCCTCGGGTGACGGGTTCTCGTCATTCGGCGGAAGCTCCGATTTCGGCGGCGACTCCGACGAGCCCGAGTTCTAG
- the rpsF gene encoding 30S ribosomal protein S6 — translation MSAHKYELMFIADPELDERALKKLTDQYMEMVTKEGGSVEDPDIWGRRKLAYEIDGKNEGNYVVVNYSCEPATSDELDRVLNLNESVIRTKILRKDVK, via the coding sequence ATGTCTGCACACAAGTATGAACTGATGTTCATTGCTGATCCCGAGCTCGACGAGCGGGCTCTGAAGAAGCTGACCGATCAATACATGGAAATGGTCACCAAAGAGGGCGGTTCCGTCGAGGATCCCGATATCTGGGGACGCCGCAAGCTTGCCTATGAGATCGACGGCAAGAACGAGGGCAACTATGTTGTCGTCAACTACAGCTGCGAGCCGGCCACGAGCGATGAGCTCGACCGTGTTCTCAACCTGAACGAGTCCGTAATCCGCACGAAGATTCTTCGCAAGGACGTCAAGTAA
- a CDS encoding zinc-ribbon domain-containing protein, whose amino-acid sequence MTCPRCGAQIASNAQFCPHCGQPVIVSSNTSNTGNTNVANTPSAPSANPYGNSGTANPNSYGDPANVYANTTNNAAPYANASTASAANTNGYSGTASTPKTAQTSGAIRFTSPANLKSIGLSLAIGLGAALVVTALVTGLVYLTLSQCKHAPESDKLMQSLYVTGLTSDATVAQFTSGSFIAVFVNLLVKLTGGGSVVTFNSPLDSTIIPDGGPSPTLFTYDGFALTGLALLVGAAFGAYMVLRHFRFADRQTGFANAAAVGGATGLIYLLLAALFPLRYDVPNAQLSSLFDMADASFLNEGTMPIVDSSATWLTFAMPFLLAGLGALIGSMLAQRAPDGKHVFAACWKWAHRARGVTRTCVEVLGCYFSVFFAYSIISQTLNMIAGLFRRESFSGPLMFMFTSIPGSQLGSWCTGALGGMFMWVTPSNPDSAHPYTDAHWYHHQQYSFTHTSIFHPDQYVTTSTRLMTTQYFIPALLFLACTLYLGLRLAARHLQDPSSAKWSQTWKSPLVGAAFCLIAMLTCGLTVAKVHAPAKSQARALLQLFGVKDYAYVNGGELWNLLLAALWMFVIEAIAMTFGRKLVVSTPGLTKILKGGLIQPTPANIEATTLGTTRNAGAQAPVTDPDVLIASLKTGYVNTYYKPANGAYERYGAPAATGSASPMNSMSPTNPAVPATPTVPANPMSPMTPVAPTAPGYGGNAAGTGTMPMADANPNYGATAGTGTMRPQPQLGSYAANPYGASQYGAGQYGAGQYGINQPDMNQPSTDAGTPDSSQSQANSQAADQPQNQPGYVPPAESGPSTIDSLPKYHSSAQAAPATGGLQNQAAPQPPLPAKPTPSQGAPNATQPDVAEQTNADANHQSTPSATSTDGQASSASGEKQQQ is encoded by the coding sequence ATGACCTGCCCTCGCTGTGGAGCGCAAATAGCCAGCAACGCTCAATTCTGCCCCCATTGCGGGCAACCTGTCATCGTCTCCAGCAATACAAGCAACACCGGCAACACCAACGTAGCCAACACACCCAGCGCACCCAGCGCCAACCCCTACGGCAACTCCGGCACGGCCAACCCCAACAGCTATGGCGATCCGGCGAATGTATACGCCAATACCACCAACAACGCCGCCCCTTATGCCAATGCCAGCACAGCCAGCGCGGCAAATACCAACGGTTACAGCGGCACCGCCAGCACACCCAAGACCGCCCAAACCAGCGGTGCAATCCGCTTCACCAGCCCGGCCAACCTCAAGTCCATCGGTCTTTCGCTGGCGATTGGGCTCGGCGCGGCGCTGGTCGTCACGGCGCTGGTCACCGGCCTGGTCTATCTCACCCTCTCGCAATGCAAACATGCGCCGGAGTCCGACAAGCTGATGCAGTCGCTCTACGTCACCGGCCTCACCTCCGACGCCACCGTGGCCCAATTCACCTCCGGCTCCTTTATCGCCGTGTTCGTCAACCTACTCGTCAAACTGACGGGTGGCGGCTCGGTGGTCACCTTCAACTCTCCGCTCGACAGCACCATAATTCCAGATGGAGGCCCATCTCCCACACTGTTCACCTACGATGGTTTCGCGCTGACCGGCTTGGCTCTGCTTGTGGGAGCGGCGTTCGGCGCCTACATGGTGCTGCGCCACTTCAGGTTCGCCGACCGCCAGACCGGATTCGCCAACGCCGCCGCGGTCGGTGGCGCGACGGGGCTCATCTACCTGCTGCTGGCCGCGCTGTTTCCGCTGCGCTACGACGTGCCCAACGCGCAACTCTCGTCACTGTTCGACATGGCCGACGCGAGTTTCCTGAATGAAGGCACGATGCCGATAGTCGATAGTTCGGCGACTTGGCTGACCTTCGCCATGCCGTTCCTGTTGGCCGGGCTCGGGGCGCTCATCGGATCCATGCTGGCCCAGCGCGCGCCCGACGGCAAACATGTGTTCGCGGCCTGCTGGAAGTGGGCGCACCGCGCGCGTGGCGTCACGCGAACCTGCGTGGAGGTGCTCGGCTGCTATTTCTCCGTCTTCTTCGCCTACAGCATCATCAGTCAAACGCTGAATATGATTGCGGGACTCTTCAGGAGGGAATCCTTCTCCGGACCTTTGATGTTCATGTTCACGTCGATTCCGGGGAGCCAGCTAGGCAGTTGGTGCACCGGTGCCCTAGGCGGAATGTTCATGTGGGTCACGCCCTCAAACCCGGACAGCGCACATCCATATACCGACGCCCATTGGTACCATCATCAGCAATACAGCTTCACGCACACCTCGATTTTCCATCCCGACCAGTACGTAACCACCTCCACACGGCTCATGACGACGCAATACTTCATTCCCGCGCTGCTGTTCCTGGCGTGCACCTTGTACCTCGGGCTTCGGCTCGCGGCCCGTCATCTGCAGGACCCGAGTAGCGCGAAATGGTCGCAGACATGGAAGTCGCCGCTTGTGGGCGCGGCATTCTGCCTCATCGCCATGCTGACATGCGGGCTGACGGTGGCCAAAGTACACGCGCCGGCAAAATCACAAGCGCGCGCTCTCCTCCAACTCTTTGGAGTCAAGGACTACGCCTACGTCAACGGCGGCGAATTGTGGAATCTCCTTCTGGCGGCGCTGTGGATGTTCGTCATCGAGGCCATCGCGATGACCTTCGGACGGAAACTCGTCGTGTCGACGCCCGGGCTGACGAAAATCCTCAAAGGCGGGCTCATCCAGCCGACGCCGGCGAACATTGAAGCCACGACGTTGGGGACCACGCGCAACGCTGGGGCGCAGGCTCCCGTGACGGATCCGGATGTCTTGATCGCGTCGCTCAAAACCGGGTATGTCAATACGTATTACAAGCCGGCGAACGGGGCGTACGAACGTTATGGAGCTCCGGCCGCAACCGGCTCTGCGAGCCCAATGAATTCGATGTCGCCAACGAACCCTGCGGTTCCGGCGACCCCTACCGTGCCAGCGAATCCAATGAGCCCAATGACACCAGTGGCTCCGACGGCTCCAGGGTATGGCGGAAACGCAGCCGGCACCGGCACGATGCCCATGGCTGACGCGAACCCGAATTACGGCGCAACCGCCGGCACGGGAACGATGCGGCCCCAACCTCAGTTAGGGAGTTATGCCGCAAATCCATATGGCGCGAGCCAGTATGGTGCAGGCCAATATGGCGCAGGACAATATGGGATAAATCAACCCGATATGAATCAACCATCTACGGATGCCGGAACTCCTGATTCGTCCCAGAGCCAAGCGAATAGTCAGGCAGCGGATCAACCTCAAAATCAACCGGGCTATGTTCCGCCGGCGGAATCCGGTCCGTCGACAATCGACTCGCTGCCCAAGTACCATTCCAGCGCCCAAGCCGCCCCGGCCACTGGCGGCCTGCAAAACCAAGCCGCTCCGCAGCCTCCACTGCCCGCGAAGCCAACACCGAGCCAAGGCGCCCCAAACGCCACGCAGCCCGACGTCGCCGAGCAGACAAACGCTGACGCCAACCATCAGTCAACGCCTTCCGCGACGTCAACCGATGGGCAAGCGTCTAGTGCCAGCGGCGAGAAACAACAGCAATAA
- a CDS encoding ribose-phosphate diphosphokinase, whose protein sequence is MAAILKGNPKKRMALVTGRAYPEQAEATAECLGIEPLETTAYDFANGEMYVRYTQPVRGADVFVLQSHTDPINKWIMEQLLMIDALKRASARSITVVAPFLGYSRQDKKGQGREPITARLMFDLFQTAGADRIMTVDLHASQEQGFFDGPVDHLTAMPVLLDYVKNSMPLENATIVSPDAGRIKVSERWAAKLGGLPLAFIHKTRDVTRPNHAVAHGIIGEVRERDCVVVDDMIDTAGTICEAVRTLREAGAKSVTLVATHGLLSGPAIERLKGCGAREIVLMDTVPVPQEKRLPNMTVLSVAPLLAAGIRSVFESGSVSNLMNGLPEDMRPRNMYAA, encoded by the coding sequence ATGGCGGCGATTCTCAAGGGCAATCCCAAGAAACGAATGGCGCTGGTGACGGGGCGGGCATACCCCGAGCAGGCCGAAGCCACCGCCGAATGCCTGGGAATCGAGCCGCTTGAGACCACGGCCTATGACTTCGCCAATGGCGAGATGTATGTGCGCTATACGCAGCCGGTGCGCGGCGCGGACGTCTTCGTGCTGCAATCGCACACCGACCCCATCAACAAATGGATCATGGAGCAGCTGCTGATGATCGACGCGCTGAAGCGCGCATCGGCCCGTTCCATCACCGTCGTGGCGCCGTTCCTCGGGTATTCACGTCAGGACAAGAAGGGCCAGGGCCGCGAGCCCATCACCGCCCGCCTGATGTTCGACCTCTTCCAGACCGCGGGCGCCGACCGCATCATGACCGTGGACCTGCACGCCTCGCAGGAGCAGGGCTTCTTCGACGGACCGGTCGACCACCTCACCGCCATGCCCGTGCTGCTTGATTACGTCAAGAACTCGATGCCGCTGGAGAACGCGACCATCGTCTCCCCCGACGCCGGGCGTATCAAGGTTTCCGAACGCTGGGCCGCCAAGCTCGGCGGGCTGCCGCTGGCCTTCATCCATAAGACCCGTGACGTCACGCGTCCGAACCACGCCGTGGCCCACGGTATCATCGGCGAGGTGCGCGAGCGCGACTGCGTGGTCGTCGACGACATGATCGACACCGCCGGCACCATCTGCGAGGCCGTGCGCACGCTGCGCGAAGCCGGCGCGAAGTCGGTGACGCTCGTCGCCACCCACGGGCTCTTGTCCGGCCCGGCCATCGAACGGCTCAAGGGTTGCGGCGCGAGGGAAATCGTGCTGATGGACACCGTGCCCGTGCCGCAGGAGAAGCGCCTGCCCAACATGACCGTGCTCTCCGTGGCTCCGCTGCTGGCCGCCGGCATCCGCTCGGTCTTTGAGTCCGGCTCCGTCTCCAACCTGATGAACGGCCTGCCCGAGGACATGCGCCCCCGCAACATGTACGCCGCCTGA
- a CDS encoding ribokinase, which translates to MSASALQLLDKISGNISIVGSMNADYTVTTKRLPKPGETVNGGPLRILPGGKSGNQAAAAARIGANVTMFGAVGQDANADFLLGQLDDAGVDTSHVRHVEGASGTTVITVDDGGENTIVYSAGSNAKVDMDYINSEKETLLASSVLGLCLESPIETVTATAKLCHDAGIKVLLNDSPFTDELPAELIAYSDVLLVNEHEMAQLLNIAEPKDGDWLGCDWEYIARSMHEFGFEEAIVTLGGDGAIVMDSESTYHVDAAKITSKDTTGCGDSFMGTMLAGLASGFTLSEAASLASYVAAYAATSYGAQASYGTSEQIREFFENSK; encoded by the coding sequence ATGAGCGCATCGGCCCTTCAACTGCTGGACAAGATCTCCGGCAACATCAGCATCGTCGGCTCCATGAACGCCGACTACACGGTGACCACCAAGCGGCTGCCAAAGCCCGGCGAGACCGTCAACGGCGGCCCGCTTCGCATCCTGCCCGGCGGCAAATCCGGCAACCAGGCGGCGGCCGCGGCCCGCATCGGCGCCAACGTGACGATGTTCGGCGCGGTCGGCCAAGACGCCAACGCCGACTTCCTGCTCGGCCAGCTCGACGACGCCGGGGTCGACACCTCGCACGTCCGTCATGTCGAGGGCGCGAGCGGCACCACGGTCATCACCGTCGACGACGGCGGCGAGAACACGATCGTCTATTCCGCCGGCTCGAACGCCAAGGTGGACATGGACTACATCAACAGCGAAAAGGAGACGCTGCTCGCCTCGTCGGTGCTCGGCCTGTGCCTCGAGAGCCCGATCGAGACGGTCACCGCCACGGCCAAGCTCTGCCACGACGCCGGCATCAAGGTGCTGCTCAACGACTCCCCCTTCACCGACGAGCTGCCCGCCGAGCTCATCGCCTACTCCGACGTCCTGCTGGTCAACGAGCATGAGATGGCCCAGCTGCTCAACATCGCCGAACCCAAGGACGGCGACTGGCTCGGCTGCGATTGGGAGTACATCGCCCGCTCGATGCACGAGTTCGGCTTCGAGGAGGCCATCGTCACCCTGGGCGGCGACGGCGCGATCGTGATGGACAGCGAGAGCACCTACCACGTCGACGCGGCGAAGATCACCTCGAAGGACACCACCGGCTGCGGCGACTCCTTCATGGGCACGATGCTCGCCGGTCTCGCCTCGGGCTTCACGCTGAGCGAAGCGGCCTCGCTGGCCTCGTATGTCGCCGCCTACGCCGCCACGAGCTACGGCGCCCAGGCGTCCTACGGCACCTCCGAGCAGATCCGCGAGTTCTTCGAAAACAGCAAGTGA